A genomic region of Haladaptatus sp. R4 contains the following coding sequences:
- a CDS encoding DUF58 domain-containing protein: protein METTRRFCATVSLAAVLLAGAWVLDEPLLLVGAAGIGGSLVAEQWLFVLGVAQLTDDLIVTQTVSHEEATVGSDVDVHLDAALPSPTPFSLSIRASPPIAATGSTVEERTVTIDAGEKRGETDFSLRWPVAGEFRFSRPRISVRDSLGTFETDLSLGTTPSVRVEPRYPKDLYVGIRGERATSSLGEQDTGARSVGFDPAEIREYVPGDTMRHIDWKATARMGSLYVRELEEKTDLSNVLLVDHRASMGTGEPGRRKLDYLRQVALGFVANGRATSTPCGLYGIGEGGITVRRSPTATKRHFDRLGTDLHGLSPSTVDEPADRWTSRSEYESKSESDFERRPEFDDPGLGSIRRPSPTDVRSATRRLDSGTAFDSTLRPFFETQSPTVPLPGEQPLYDAVRTQLANTQESAVVVFLTDDDHRSELQEAVSIARQRYERVVVFLTPSVLFESTGLTDLSRAYERYVDFEEFRKMLAGTGDVAAYEVVHRTDYRRYSRCRARNAHGEGTDDDGEGTDDDVTGRARRIWTARRRGRLLGRRWDHRTARRRTHPGAVVSDGRTLRGDVRSSRARHVGPREFAARHRGG, encoded by the coding sequence ATGGAGACGACGCGTCGGTTTTGCGCGACGGTGAGCCTCGCGGCAGTACTTCTCGCCGGAGCGTGGGTGCTCGACGAACCGCTCCTGCTCGTCGGCGCGGCGGGAATCGGTGGCTCGCTCGTCGCCGAGCAATGGCTCTTCGTTCTCGGCGTCGCTCAACTCACGGACGACCTCATCGTCACCCAGACGGTGTCACACGAGGAGGCGACCGTCGGGTCGGACGTTGACGTCCATCTCGACGCGGCACTTCCGTCGCCGACGCCGTTCTCGCTCTCGATTCGTGCATCGCCGCCGATAGCCGCGACGGGGAGTACGGTCGAAGAGCGCACCGTGACTATCGACGCCGGCGAGAAGCGAGGGGAGACGGATTTCTCGCTCCGTTGGCCCGTCGCCGGTGAATTCCGGTTTTCTCGACCGAGGATTTCGGTTCGAGATTCGCTGGGGACGTTCGAAACGGACCTCTCGCTGGGGACGACACCCAGCGTTCGGGTTGAGCCGCGCTATCCGAAGGACCTGTACGTCGGAATCCGGGGTGAACGGGCCACGTCGTCGCTCGGGGAACAGGATACGGGTGCTCGGAGCGTCGGGTTCGACCCGGCGGAGATACGGGAGTACGTCCCCGGCGACACGATGCGACACATCGACTGGAAGGCGACCGCTCGGATGGGATCGCTCTACGTGCGCGAACTGGAGGAGAAGACGGACCTCTCGAACGTCCTCCTCGTTGACCATCGAGCGTCGATGGGAACCGGAGAACCGGGTCGCCGGAAACTCGATTACCTTCGTCAGGTGGCACTCGGGTTCGTCGCGAACGGGAGAGCCACGAGCACGCCGTGCGGGCTATACGGTATCGGCGAAGGGGGAATCACGGTCCGTCGGTCGCCGACAGCCACGAAACGTCACTTCGACCGATTGGGGACTGATCTCCACGGGCTTTCGCCCTCCACGGTGGACGAACCCGCCGATAGATGGACATCTCGATCCGAGTACGAGTCCAAGTCCGAGTCCGATTTCGAACGTCGTCCCGAGTTCGACGACCCCGGACTCGGCAGTATCCGGCGTCCGTCGCCGACGGACGTCCGAAGCGCGACGCGTCGCCTCGATTCGGGGACGGCGTTCGATTCCACCCTGCGTCCGTTCTTCGAGACGCAGTCGCCGACCGTTCCACTACCGGGTGAACAACCCCTTTACGACGCGGTTCGGACGCAGTTGGCGAACACGCAGGAGTCCGCCGTCGTCGTGTTTCTCACCGATGACGACCACCGATCCGAGTTACAGGAGGCCGTATCGATCGCCCGGCAACGATACGAACGGGTCGTGGTGTTCCTGACGCCGTCGGTGTTGTTCGAGTCAACGGGACTCACCGACCTGTCGCGGGCCTACGAGCGCTACGTCGATTTCGAGGAGTTCCGGAAGATGCTCGCCGGAACGGGCGACGTCGCGGCCTACGAAGTCGTCCACAGGACCGACTACAGACGATACTCTCGATGCCGCGCGCGCAACGCACACGGGGAGGGAACCGATGATGACGGGGAGGGAACGGACGACGACGTCACGGGCCGCGCTCGGCGGATTTGGACTGCTCGTCGTCGGGGTCGCCTTCTGGGTCGGCGGTGGGATCATCGGACTGCTCGCCGCCGGACTCACCCTGGTGCTGTGGTATCTGACGGCCGCACGCTACGCGGTGACGTTCGGTCAAGTCGCGCTCGCCACGTTGGTCCCCGCGAGTTCGCCGCTCGTCATCGCGGCGGGTGA